A window of the Pleurocapsa minor HA4230-MV1 genome harbors these coding sequences:
- the prmA gene encoding 50S ribosomal protein L11 methyltransferase: MSNRWWEIVVKCEPVLEESVFWRLEKFGCSGTAIKVKVLNDEPSLDFESTDKQIIIKSYIPEIDTQLLDLAALSLWLEQDAKLLEVAVPEAQWQLIDEEDWASGWKDYWQPMEIGDRFLIYPAWETPPEKSDRLVLRLDPGAAFGTGTHPTTQLCLESLEMRLSANPQHQTIADIGCGSGILALGSVLLGAKKVYALDTDALATKTCRSNCQLNEISRESVIVRDGSVEQLIAENEIFDGIICNILADIIVELFPQFNQITHEKSWAVLSGILLTQADQIADVVEQQGWTVAALWKRKDWCCFNIRRSEY, from the coding sequence ATGTCTAATCGTTGGTGGGAGATCGTTGTAAAATGCGAGCCAGTTCTCGAAGAATCTGTCTTTTGGCGACTTGAAAAATTTGGCTGTTCGGGAACAGCGATCAAAGTCAAAGTTTTGAATGATGAGCCAAGTCTTGACTTTGAATCTACTGACAAACAGATTATAATCAAAAGTTATATTCCTGAAATCGACACTCAATTATTGGATTTAGCGGCTCTCTCGCTGTGGTTAGAACAAGATGCCAAATTATTAGAGGTAGCTGTTCCCGAAGCTCAATGGCAATTGATCGATGAAGAAGATTGGGCAAGTGGTTGGAAAGACTATTGGCAACCGATGGAAATTGGCGATCGCTTTTTAATTTATCCTGCTTGGGAAACTCCCCCAGAAAAAAGCGATCGCTTAGTCTTACGTCTCGATCCTGGTGCAGCCTTTGGCACAGGTACTCACCCAACAACTCAGCTATGTTTGGAATCACTAGAAATGAGACTATCTGCAAATCCCCAACATCAGACTATAGCCGATATTGGTTGTGGTTCGGGTATTTTAGCTTTGGGTTCGGTTTTGCTTGGCGCTAAAAAAGTTTACGCCTTAGATACCGATGCTTTAGCTACCAAAACTTGTCGCAGCAATTGTCAACTAAATGAAATTAGCCGCGAAAGCGTCATTGTCCGTGATGGCAGTGTTGAACAGCTAATCGCCGAAAATGAAATTTTTGATGGCATTATTTGTAATATTCTTGCTGATATTATCGTTGAATTATTTCCCCAGTTTAATCAAATTACGCATGAAAAAAGCTGGGCAGTTCTCAGTGGTATTCTTTTAACTCAAGCCGATCAAATTGCCGATGTTGTCGAGCAACAAGGATGGACAGTAGCAGCATTATGGAAGCGTAAAGATTGGTGCTGTTTCAATATTCGACGCTCGGAATACTAA
- the serA gene encoding phosphoglycerate dehydrogenase — MTMAKVLVSDPIDQVGIDIISQVAEVDVKTKLPLAELIKIIPEYDALMLRSGTQVTAEVIEAGKNLKIIGRAGVGVDNIDVKAATRNGIVVVNSPEGNTIAAAEHALAMMLSLSRQIPDANQSVKNGKWERKKFVGNEVYKKTLGVVGLGKIGAHVAKVARAMEMKLLAYDPFVSTERAERLGCSLVDLDLLFKESDYITLHIPKTPETANLINAEALAKMKPHVRIINCARGGIIDEAALAEALQAGKIGGAALDVYSSEPLEESPLTQVGSNLVLTPHLGASTAEAQVNVAIDVAEQIRDVLLGLPARSAVNIPGLNPDVMQKLRPYLRLAETLGTMASQLAGGRIDELNIRLQGELANNDSQPIIVAALKGLLSQALRERVNYVNAAIEAQERGIRVIETKDSSTRDYSGGSLHIEAQGANGKHSVTGALLSEGEIRITNLDEFPINVPPNDNMLFTLHRDMPGLIGKIGSLLGSYNVNIASMQVGRKIVRGEAVMVLSLDDPLPEGILQEIIKVDGIRDAYTVKLSV, encoded by the coding sequence ATGACTATGGCAAAAGTTCTCGTCTCCGATCCTATTGATCAAGTTGGTATTGATATCATCTCTCAAGTAGCAGAGGTAGATGTAAAAACCAAGCTGCCTTTAGCAGAGCTAATCAAAATAATTCCCGAATATGATGCTTTAATGCTGCGATCGGGTACTCAAGTTACAGCAGAAGTGATTGAGGCTGGTAAAAACCTAAAAATTATCGGGCGAGCAGGAGTTGGCGTAGATAACATTGATGTTAAAGCTGCTACCCGCAACGGTATTGTCGTGGTTAACTCTCCAGAAGGGAACACAATTGCTGCTGCGGAACACGCTTTGGCGATGATGCTTTCTCTCTCGCGTCAGATTCCTGATGCTAACCAATCCGTTAAAAATGGCAAGTGGGAACGGAAAAAGTTCGTGGGGAACGAAGTTTATAAAAAAACTTTAGGTGTAGTTGGTTTAGGTAAAATTGGCGCCCATGTTGCCAAAGTAGCCAGAGCAATGGAAATGAAGTTACTGGCATACGATCCCTTTGTGTCTACGGAACGAGCAGAAAGATTAGGCTGTAGTTTAGTAGATTTGGACTTGTTATTTAAAGAGTCAGATTACATTACGCTACATATTCCTAAAACTCCCGAAACCGCTAATTTAATTAATGCTGAAGCTTTAGCCAAAATGAAGCCTCACGTTAGAATTATTAACTGCGCTCGCGGTGGCATTATTGATGAAGCTGCTCTGGCAGAGGCACTTCAAGCAGGAAAAATTGGCGGTGCAGCACTAGATGTTTATAGCAGTGAGCCATTAGAAGAATCACCTCTAACACAAGTCGGTTCTAATCTAGTCTTAACTCCCCATTTAGGAGCTTCTACGGCTGAGGCACAGGTTAATGTGGCAATTGATGTAGCAGAGCAAATTAGAGATGTTTTATTAGGGCTTCCTGCTCGTTCTGCGGTTAACATTCCAGGTCTAAATCCAGATGTTATGCAAAAACTTAGACCATACCTAAGATTAGCAGAGACATTAGGTACAATGGCTAGTCAGTTAGCTGGAGGTCGAATTGATGAGTTAAATATCCGTTTACAGGGAGAGTTAGCTAATAACGATAGTCAGCCAATCATTGTTGCTGCTTTAAAAGGATTACTTTCTCAAGCTTTAAGAGAACGGGTAAACTACGTTAATGCAGCTATTGAAGCCCAAGAGCGAGGCATTAGAGTAATTGAAACTAAAGATAGTTCGACTCGTGATTATTCTGGTGGTTCACTACACATTGAGGCTCAGGGAGCTAACGGTAAACACTCTGTTACAGGAGCTTTATTAAGTGAAGGCGAAATCAGAATCACTAATTTAGACGAGTTTCCCATTAATGTTCCACCGAATGACAATATGTTGTTTACCTTGCACCGAGATATGCCAGGATTGATCGGTAAAATTGGCTCTTTACTGGGTAGCTATAACGTTAACATTGCCAGTATGCAAGTAGGACGCAAAATTGTTCGAGGTGAAGCTGTTATGGTACTCAGCTTAGACGATCCTCTGCCAGAAGGAATCTTACAAGAGATTATTAAAGTAGACGGTATAAGAGATGCTTATACGGTTAAACTCTCAGTTTAA